A genomic window from Archaeoglobus profundus DSM 5631 includes:
- the hisS gene encoding histidine--tRNA ligase: MRIERPRGTRDFLPDEMEKRRAIEKVMRRIAESYGYREVLTPTFEHLELFTIKSGEGIVEEIYAFKDKSGRDLALRPELTAPVMRMYVNECMGMPKPLRFYYFANCFRYERPQKGRYREFWQFGVELIGSDSYLADVEVISLAYEIMSALNIKFDLHVGHVGLLRHVLRDLDEKVAGKIMRLIDKKDLDTLDSYINEIGREDLKEVVYPLIELVGDTDIIEEAREIIPDFDFTHIEKVAKTLDDLGVEFKIDLGIARGLDYYTGIVFEAYAEGLGAQNQICGGGSYRLAHLFGGDDVPATGFALGFDRIAEICEVDVEKPTKVVIVSFRGLEKEALKIANAIRSKAVTITDVMERSVKKQLSFANDISADYAVIVGEKELKEGKIAVKNLRTQEQSVMTLDEFLNKL, translated from the coding sequence GTGAGAATCGAAAGACCGAGAGGAACGAGGGACTTTTTGCCTGATGAGATGGAGAAGAGAAGAGCTATCGAGAAAGTTATGAGGCGAATTGCCGAAAGTTACGGTTACAGAGAAGTTTTGACACCTACGTTCGAACATTTGGAACTTTTCACGATAAAGTCTGGCGAGGGAATTGTTGAGGAGATCTACGCCTTCAAAGATAAGAGTGGCAGAGATTTGGCTTTAAGACCCGAGCTGACTGCACCTGTGATGAGAATGTACGTAAACGAGTGCATGGGAATGCCAAAGCCACTCCGCTTCTACTACTTTGCAAACTGCTTCCGCTATGAGAGACCGCAGAAAGGTAGATACAGGGAGTTCTGGCAGTTTGGAGTTGAATTGATAGGTTCAGATAGCTATTTAGCTGATGTTGAGGTTATAAGCTTAGCTTACGAGATAATGAGTGCTTTGAATATCAAGTTTGATCTGCATGTTGGGCATGTTGGTTTGTTAAGGCACGTATTGAGAGATTTGGATGAAAAAGTTGCAGGAAAGATAATGAGGCTGATAGACAAGAAGGATTTGGATACGCTCGACAGCTACATTAATGAAATCGGTAGAGAAGATCTAAAAGAAGTCGTTTATCCCTTGATAGAGCTTGTCGGTGATACGGATATCATAGAAGAGGCTAGAGAGATAATTCCAGATTTCGATTTCACGCACATTGAGAAGGTTGCCAAAACCTTGGATGATCTTGGCGTTGAGTTTAAGATAGACTTGGGAATTGCGAGAGGACTTGATTATTACACCGGCATAGTTTTCGAAGCTTACGCTGAAGGGTTGGGTGCTCAAAATCAGATTTGTGGTGGTGGAAGTTATCGCTTAGCCCATCTGTTTGGAGGAGATGATGTTCCAGCAACAGGCTTTGCTTTGGGCTTCGATAGGATTGCTGAAATCTGTGAAGTTGATGTCGAAAAACCTACAAAAGTTGTGATAGTAAGCTTTAGAGGCTTGGAGAAGGAGGCTTTGAAGATTGCCAATGCCATAAGGTCTAAGGCTGTCACGATTACGGATGTTATGGAAAGAAGTGTTAAGAAGCAGTTAAGCTTTGCAAACGACATCTCAGCAGATTACGCTGTAATCGTTGGTGAGAAAGAACTTAAAGAGGGTAAAATAGCAGTTAAAAACTTAAGAACTCAGGAACAGAGTGTTATGACCTTGGATGAATTTTTGAACAAGTTATGA
- the thiD gene encoding bifunctional hydroxymethylpyrimidine kinase/phosphomethylpyrimidine kinase: MKTVVSFAGVDPSNGAGIYVDLAVIKSLGFHPAGVVTTLTYQNTCGVKGVVNLSDCIEGQADAVFEDLDIVGVKVGLVLKGCEVIAKYMKKVEVSVVDPVLVSTTGYDFENLDVYKFLAKHCEVLTPNVDEAMALSECRITDLKSARECAKEISRTYGCSVVITGGKLKGVDVIFDGKFYTVESKLFNYEVHGTGCVYSSALTCHLAKGLNLYEACKNAREVVLKAVENSKTVGRCLRVVNP, encoded by the coding sequence ATGAAAACCGTTGTAAGCTTTGCTGGAGTCGATCCTAGTAATGGGGCTGGAATTTACGTTGATCTAGCGGTGATAAAAAGTTTGGGATTTCATCCCGCTGGTGTTGTTACAACCTTAACCTATCAGAACACCTGTGGCGTTAAGGGTGTTGTTAACTTGAGTGATTGTATTGAAGGGCAGGCTGATGCTGTTTTTGAGGATTTGGACATTGTCGGAGTTAAGGTTGGCTTGGTTTTGAAAGGCTGTGAAGTTATAGCAAAGTACATGAAAAAAGTTGAAGTTAGTGTTGTTGATCCCGTCCTCGTATCTACAACTGGCTACGACTTTGAAAATTTAGATGTTTACAAATTCTTGGCAAAGCATTGTGAAGTTTTAACTCCCAACGTTGATGAGGCAATGGCTTTGAGTGAATGCAGAATTACTGATTTGAAATCTGCAAGGGAGTGTGCAAAGGAGATAAGCAGAACTTACGGGTGTTCAGTGGTTATAACAGGTGGAAAGCTTAAAGGTGTCGATGTAATCTTTGATGGAAAGTTCTATACGGTTGAATCAAAGCTGTTTAACTATGAAGTTCATGGAACTGGGTGCGTTTACAGTTCCGCCTTAACCTGTCATCTTGCGAAGGGGTTGAATCTGTACGAAGCATGTAAGAATGCAAGAGAAGTTGTCTTGAAGGCTGTTGAAAACTCTAAGACCGTGGGAAGGTGTTTGAGAGTAGTGAATCCGTAA
- a CDS encoding trimeric intracellular cation channel family protein: protein MGVFELVVLMMNYVGVFAFAVSGALKGIDKDMDIFGCAFLGLATAFGGGVIRDIIAGNVPPLAFRSEPDFIVAIVAITVTICMYRRVSNVIGLLPYFDAVGLGAFAALGGTVALNAGLGPLGVMFASMFTGAGGGIIRDVLAGEIPLIFTREFYATAALIGGASLYILSSFVSLEVAMFISALITTILRIASIKFGWNLPKVKNSVI from the coding sequence ATGGGAGTCTTTGAACTCGTAGTGTTGATGATGAACTATGTTGGAGTATTTGCATTTGCTGTGAGCGGTGCGCTTAAGGGAATTGACAAGGATATGGATATATTCGGTTGTGCCTTTCTGGGTCTTGCTACAGCTTTTGGAGGAGGAGTTATAAGAGACATAATCGCAGGCAACGTCCCTCCTTTGGCATTCAGAAGCGAACCCGATTTTATCGTAGCAATCGTAGCTATAACAGTTACTATCTGTATGTATAGAAGGGTTTCTAATGTTATTGGACTTTTACCTTACTTTGATGCCGTAGGTTTGGGAGCTTTTGCTGCGCTTGGAGGTACCGTAGCCTTGAATGCGGGACTTGGGCCGCTCGGTGTTATGTTTGCTTCTATGTTTACAGGTGCAGGTGGCGGTATAATTAGGGATGTTCTCGCTGGAGAAATTCCCCTAATCTTTACAAGGGAATTCTACGCAACCGCTGCTCTGATTGGTGGTGCTAGCCTCTACATCTTGAGTTCATTTGTCTCTCTTGAAGTGGCCATGTTCATATCAGCATTGATCACAACGATTCTTAGAATTGCATCCATCAAATTCGGATGGAATTTGCCCAAAGTTAAGAATAGCGTTATATGA
- a CDS encoding integrase produces the protein MIDYRRVKKEFIKYLEQKKLHPDTAQRYIHYLDKYLTKPIRSQEDIFEIMNSCERGYNWLARSIRNLLNFYVEVKGLDEGVAEKLKKACKMKPTGVRAIFISDDEIVEAWENHVINQPEDIRILFKLLIYSGVRASHAVPLLNTFDRAQLIEIEEKGIARYPILEFSKGQKRGYFAYMPLEFAREELRRVKISYRDYTERARYKRVSANTIRKWHYNFMIENDVPESVADFIQGRKPASVGAMHYLAVARQADRLYSQLVNRFPV, from the coding sequence TTGATCGATTACAGGAGAGTAAAGAAGGAATTCATCAAATACTTGGAACAGAAGAAGCTTCACCCGGATACTGCTCAAAGGTATATCCACTACTTGGACAAATATCTCACAAAGCCGATTAGATCACAGGAGGATATCTTCGAGATAATGAACTCCTGTGAAAGGGGATACAATTGGCTCGCGAGAAGCATTCGAAACCTCCTCAATTTCTACGTTGAAGTCAAAGGATTAGATGAGGGAGTTGCGGAGAAGCTCAAGAAGGCTTGCAAGATGAAACCGACAGGTGTCAGAGCTATCTTCATCTCGGATGATGAGATTGTTGAGGCATGGGAAAATCATGTGATCAACCAACCCGAAGATATACGCATCCTCTTTAAGCTTCTAATTTACTCAGGAGTCAGGGCATCACATGCCGTTCCTCTCCTTAACACTTTCGACAGAGCGCAACTGATAGAGATTGAGGAGAAGGGTATTGCGAGATATCCCATCCTTGAATTTAGCAAGGGGCAGAAGAGAGGATATTTCGCCTACATGCCTTTAGAGTTTGCGAGGGAAGAATTAAGACGGGTAAAAATCTCCTACCGCGATTACACCGAAAGAGCAAGATACAAAAGAGTTTCAGCAAACACAATCAGAAAATGGCATTACAACTTTATGATTGAGAACGATGTTCCTGAGAGTGTTGCAGATTTCATTCAAGGACGTAAACCTGCAAGTGTTGGAGCGATGCACTACTTAGCGGTTGCACGTCAGGCAGATAGGCTTTACTCCCAGCTTGTGAACAGATTCCCTGTCTAA